In one Rutidosis leptorrhynchoides isolate AG116_Rl617_1_P2 chromosome 8, CSIRO_AGI_Rlap_v1, whole genome shotgun sequence genomic region, the following are encoded:
- the LOC139864235 gene encoding uncharacterized protein: MAITLTDSSEIANSFLTLGMQSAIPYDRTYVNKRPMTQDFHKHERGGYEKEEATIYKNNEKLANGKFKLFGVEIEPPKINAQEDKLANRKFKLFGSEIELPGKVHEENLPNKIEVPTKVMKPKLKKKSIAKRPRSNIINDEEGKKMKKMKRMMVKEMEKTLKDSPLIRNDVTERLKQFIVGDEINGSELTLVIQKMLYDSDMKDDQNRLTMPCNQLETFDFLKAHEKELLDAKDQFVVQVMGPTLRMYDQKLTLKMWSVNSTRSYVLKTNWNDFREEYKDVLVETAIVQVWSFRKDGNLCFAIVVVENA; the protein is encoded by the exons ATGGCTATTACTTTGACTGATTCATCCGAAATTGCTAACTCCTTTCTTACTCTGGGCATGCAATCGGCTATACCATATGATCGTACCTATGTCAATAAAAG GCCCATGACACAAGATTTCCATAAACATGAAAGAGGCGGTTATGAGAAAGAAGAGGCaacaatttataaaaataatgaaaaattagCAAATGGAAAGTTTAAGTTGTTTGGTGTTGAAATCGAGCCACCTAAGATTAATGCTCAAGAAGACAAGTTAGCAAATAGAAAGTTTAAGTTGTTTGGTTCTGAAATCGAGTTACCCGGAAAAGTTCATGAAGAAAACTTACCAAACAAAATCGAAGTACCAACGAAAGTTATGAAACCAAAACTGAAAAAGAAATCGATAGCCAAGCGTCCACGTTCAAATATAATAAATGATGAAGAAGGAaaaaagatgaagaagatgaaaagaATGATGGTAAAGGAGATGGAAAAGACGTTGAAAGACTCACCATTAATTAGGAATGATGTGACTGAGCGGTTAAAGCAGTTTATCGTGGGTGATGAGATTAACGGTTCAGAGTTGACATTAGTGATTCAGAAAATGTTGTATGACAGTGATATGAAAGATGACCAAAACAGGCTAACAATGCCGTGTAACCAACTTGAGACGTTTGATTTTTTAAAGGCTCATGAGAAAGAGCTCCTAGATGCGAAAGACCAGTTTGTTGTACAAGTAATGGGGCCAACGTTGCGAATGTACGATCAAAAGCTGACGTTGAAGATGTGGTCAGTGAACTCGACTCGAAGTTATGTGCTAAAGACCAATTGGAATGATTTTCGAGAAGAGTACAAGGACGTTTTGGTTGAAACTGCGATTGTTCAAGTGTGGTCGTTTCGCAAAGATGGGAACTTGTGCTTTGCTATTGTAGTTGTGGAGAATGCCTAG
- the LOC139864237 gene encoding uncharacterized protein, whose amino-acid sequence MKIISLNVRGFSVKGKFGWVRNICVSKRPCIAVFQETKCKTLSDSWVQSLWGDTNYGYVQKEVVSKSRGLLVIWDTSKFEIIDATSGDFFVAIRGKWRLGEESIIVNIYGPHSDKNKKLMWDSLDNLLNSVDSAWLPCGDFNEVRYSSDRKNSQFHRGRAKRFNEFIGRNNLIDIAISGRKFTRISDDGLKFSKLDRFLVNVEFINLWEDLSAIALDRNLSDHCPLVLHDKLIDYGPKPFKVFDEWLNCEEIDKVIRDAWQLPIRGSREDCIFRDRLKNVKVALRSWSNSRYGGLDGEIKELKKETME is encoded by the coding sequence ATGAAGATTATCTCTTTAAATGTTAGAGGTTTTTCGGTAAAGGGCAAATTTGGGTGGGTTAGGAACATATGTGTATCCAAAAGACCTTGCATTGCGGTTTTCCAAGAAACTAAATGTAAGACCTTGTCGGATAGTTGGGTACAATCCTTATGGGGTGACACTAATTATGGTTATGTCCAAAAAGAAGTGGTTAGTAAATCCAGGGGCTTGCTTGTGATATGGGATACGTCAAAGTTTGAAATAATTGATGCTACGAGTGGTGATTTCTTTGTGGCGATTAGGGGTAAATGGCGATTAGGTGAAGAATCAATCATTGTTAACATTTATGGCCCGCATAGCGATAAAAACAAAAAATTAATGTGGGATTCGTTAGATAACCTTCTCAATAGTGTGGATTCGGCGTGGTTACCATGTGGCGACTTTAATGAAGTTAGATACTCTTCGGATAGGAAAAATTCTCAATTTCATCGAGGTAGGGCCAAGAGATTTAATGAGTTTATTGGAAGAAACAATTTGATTGACATTGCAATTAGTGGTAGGAAGTTCACACGCATTAGTGATGATGGTTTGAAATTTAGCAAGCTTGATAGATTTTTGGTTAATGTAGAATTCATCAACCTTTGGGAGGATCTCTCCGCTATTGCTCTCGATCGAAATCTTTCGGACCATTGTCCCTTGGTACTTCATGATAAGTTGATAGACTATGGCCCGAAACCTTTCAAAGTGTTTGATGAATGGTTGAATTGTGAAGAAATAGATAAGGTTATCCGAGATGCTTGGCAACTTCCTATCCGTGGTTCTAGAGAAGATTGTATCTTTAGAGATAGGCTTAAGAATGTCAAAGTGGCTCTAAGGAGTTGGAGCAACTCTAGGTATGGGGGGTTAGATGGTGAAATCAAAGAACTAAAGAAGGAAACCATGGAATAG